The following proteins are co-located in the Myroides profundi genome:
- a CDS encoding sensor histidine kinase, producing the protein MENKITIIFWLATISATALCGVVIAIVILYQKNLKEYQIKLLNNRLSIILEAEHKERARISRELHDGVCNELACVLSFLQIIKLYQDKKTKKDALKQIKKITLNTYSQLQELSYHLSPPYIEDNPLESILSDYIGRINKASSIEFSYHYEPVSFELDQNVKLIFYRVVQELIQNIIKHSGASKVSLRLLWDKGKFILLISDNGIGYDSDIKSDNAKKGIGLSNIHARLKQINADFRHIREENSNAIGIYYAKQNNKSSNSG; encoded by the coding sequence ATGGAAAATAAAATAACGATTATCTTTTGGTTGGCCACAATCTCAGCCACTGCTTTGTGTGGCGTGGTTATCGCTATTGTGATATTGTATCAAAAAAATCTTAAAGAGTATCAAATCAAACTTTTAAACAACCGACTTAGTATTATTTTAGAAGCTGAGCACAAGGAAAGAGCTCGCATTTCAAGAGAGCTTCACGATGGGGTGTGTAACGAGTTGGCATGTGTGTTAAGTTTTCTACAGATAATAAAACTCTATCAAGATAAAAAGACAAAAAAAGATGCCTTAAAACAGATAAAGAAAATAACTTTAAACACTTATAGTCAGCTTCAAGAGCTGAGTTATCATTTATCTCCACCTTATATTGAGGATAATCCTTTAGAGAGTATTTTATCTGATTATATAGGCCGAATTAACAAGGCAAGTAGTATTGAGTTTAGTTATCACTATGAGCCAGTTAGTTTTGAGTTAGATCAAAATGTAAAACTAATTTTTTATAGAGTAGTTCAAGAGCTGATACAAAATATCATAAAGCACAGCGGGGCTAGTAAGGTAAGTTTAAGACTTCTTTGGGATAAGGGTAAATTTATCTTATTAATTAGTGATAATGGAATAGGGTATGATTCTGATATAAAAAGTGATAACGCCAAAAAGGGTATAGGTCTTAGTAATATACATGCTAGATTAAAACAAATTAATGCTGATTTTAGGCATATAAGAGAAGAGAATTCAAATGCAATAGGTATTTATTATGCAAAGCAAAATAATAAAAGTAGCAATAGTGGATGA
- a CDS encoding RteC domain-containing protein: protein MNQTTTTKNALSQIIKKEAELGALESVSISSTLEMIEFLKAVLKQIKKQVLLYGFTSQEQEIDFFKNIKPLILGKLIFYNKLYGFKCESPSDILSAKIYFQEKLKQLHSEYKKYHLYSEIYKYYKTKASHRDIEYFTTGHINKTHLVNSFSFEINPKFSTFYDYKIARIITYELLSAYLNNKTTSYNSLIGTATQNAITWSESNSALIELIYALYVTKSVNHGKVKIKKLSKALGQVFQINISDNIHHTFHRMKTRNYSRTMFLDKLKKSLEDYMDKDY from the coding sequence ATGAATCAAACAACAACAACAAAAAATGCCCTTAGTCAGATTATCAAAAAAGAAGCTGAACTAGGGGCATTAGAATCTGTTTCTATCTCAAGTACATTAGAAATGATCGAGTTTTTAAAAGCTGTTTTAAAACAAATCAAAAAACAAGTTCTCCTTTATGGTTTTACCAGTCAAGAGCAAGAAATTGATTTTTTTAAAAACATTAAACCTTTAATTCTTGGAAAGCTTATCTTTTACAATAAATTATACGGTTTTAAGTGCGAGTCTCCAAGTGATATATTATCTGCTAAGATATACTTCCAAGAAAAACTAAAACAACTGCACAGTGAATATAAAAAATATCACCTATATAGTGAGATCTATAAATATTATAAAACAAAGGCTTCACATAGAGATATAGAATACTTTACAACAGGGCACATAAATAAAACACATCTGGTAAATAGTTTTAGTTTTGAAATAAACCCTAAATTCTCGACCTTTTATGATTATAAAATAGCACGTATTATAACCTATGAACTTCTAAGTGCGTATTTAAACAATAAAACAACCTCTTACAATTCTCTTATAGGTACAGCCACGCAAAACGCTATAACCTGGTCTGAATCAAATAGCGCATTAATAGAACTAATATATGCCTTGTATGTAACAAAATCTGTAAACCATGGTAAGGTTAAAATAAAAAAACTATCAAAAGCTTTAGGACAAGTTTTCCAAATTAATATCTCAGATAATATTCATCATACCTTTCACCGGATGAAAACAAGAAATTACTCAAGGACAATGTTTTTAGATAAATTAAAAAAATCCCTTGAGGACTATATGGATAAGGACTACTAG
- a CDS encoding DUF3137 domain-containing protein, translating into MEKEEIDKLELELQSTLLKVKKHTRILNLFKVLSYGGSIVYFLGIFISFNILIYTHSQWFDQIDNTTILYIIIPLFVLIIIGTLGTSYYYSKYIQTEQQAIQKIIKTILPSGQYSFEKGAFSISKLMLSGFFGNIQRDKISAYSLGELKLSEQGSTITINDIGLKKSTLMYWLSKSSVGTFITVVIYMFRGIFSKRMEDITLDFRGMFSTVSLKKNIGGIVIIVPDKLEKHMDYLADNIQKLKNRDGIELIKMEDVEFEHAFTVYSSDDTLARYILTPSRMRKMVELKKRYDKDIMISYAFNHFYAAINIPEGLLGLDNTKIAKGNSVNNFYNNVCLSRSMMNLSEI; encoded by the coding sequence ATGGAAAAAGAAGAAATAGACAAACTAGAATTAGAATTACAAAGTACATTGTTAAAAGTAAAAAAGCATACGCGTATACTGAACCTGTTTAAGGTTTTATCATACGGAGGAAGTATTGTTTACTTCTTAGGAATTTTTATTTCATTTAATATTCTAATTTATACTCATAGTCAATGGTTTGATCAAATAGATAACACTACAATACTTTATATAATCATACCTCTATTTGTTTTAATTATCATAGGAACACTCGGTACGAGTTATTATTACTCTAAATATATTCAAACCGAGCAACAGGCAATCCAAAAAATTATTAAGACAATCCTGCCCAGTGGTCAATATAGTTTTGAAAAAGGAGCTTTTTCCATATCTAAACTAATGCTTAGCGGATTTTTTGGCAATATACAACGAGACAAAATTTCTGCCTATTCATTAGGTGAACTCAAGCTTTCTGAGCAAGGTAGCACAATAACAATTAATGATATAGGACTTAAAAAGAGTACATTGATGTATTGGCTTTCTAAGTCTTCAGTAGGAACATTTATCACAGTTGTTATCTATATGTTTAGAGGGATATTCTCAAAGAGAATGGAAGATATAACCCTAGATTTTAGAGGAATGTTTAGCACAGTGTCTTTAAAGAAAAATATAGGAGGTATTGTAATTATAGTCCCTGATAAATTAGAGAAACATATGGATTACCTAGCAGATAATATTCAAAAACTTAAAAATAGAGATGGAATTGAGTTAATTAAAATGGAAGATGTAGAGTTTGAGCATGCCTTTACTGTTTATAGTAGTGATGATACTTTAGCCCGTTATATATTAACGCCTAGTAGAATGAGAAAAATGGTAGAACTTAAAAAGAGATATGATAAAGACATAATGATTTCATATGCTTTTAATCACTTCTATGCAGCAATTAATATTCCCGAAGGATTATTAGGGCTTGACAATACTAAAATAGCAAAAGGTAACAGCGTGAATAACTTCTATAATAATGTGTGTTTATCGCGTAGTATGATGAATTTAAGTGAAATATAA
- a CDS encoding LemA family protein, giving the protein MITYYLVPLLIVTIIVLWWIKTLNSFVHKNNRIKQADSSISVMLKQRSSLIPNIVASIEKYVDHESNILLEVTKLRSNALDTKETSSIDLPSIKLLSEEYPDLKADSQFTKLIDSLEEMELQIQAARRSFNAAAVDYNNYVQMFPSSIIASTKNYKVVELIAFSEEEAKDIDVRSLFTK; this is encoded by the coding sequence ATGATTACATATTATTTAGTACCCTTACTTATTGTAACAATTATTGTTTTATGGTGGATTAAAACTCTTAATTCTTTTGTTCACAAAAACAATAGAATTAAACAAGCAGATAGTAGTATATCTGTTATGTTAAAACAAAGAAGTAGTTTGATTCCTAATATAGTGGCTTCGATAGAGAAGTATGTTGATCATGAAAGCAATATTCTATTAGAGGTTACAAAACTCAGAAGTAATGCACTAGATACCAAAGAAACTTCTTCTATAGATCTGCCTTCTATTAAATTACTCTCTGAAGAGTATCCAGACCTTAAAGCGGATAGTCAATTTACTAAGTTAATAGATTCTTTAGAAGAAATGGAGTTGCAAATACAAGCAGCGCGTAGATCTTTTAATGCTGCTGCTGTTGATTATAATAATTATGTTCAAATGTTTCCATCTTCTATTATTGCTTCAACCAAGAATTATAAAGTAGTGGAGCTAATTGCATTTAGCGAAGAAGAAGCTAAAGATATAGATGTAAGATCTTTATTTACTAAATAA